The nucleotide sequence TTTCATGGGCAGGTAACAACGAGGTTCCAGTAGTCATAACCTATTACCAGCGTGGTGCGCCATCCACAGGCCTACCGACGAGACATGGTCAGGACGATCTGAGGTTTGCCATTCACGCTGGACACGGCGAGTTCCCCCGCATCGTACTCGCCTCAGGTGACATAAAAGAATGTTTCTATGACGCGGTCACCGCATTTAATTACGCTGAGCAATTCCAGCTCCCAGTGATCCACTTGATAGACAAGGCACTCGCAAACAGCTCGCAGACATTCCCATTCTTTGATGTTGAAAAGGTCTTGATTAAACGGGGAGACATACTAGACGAGGCGGGCGTGGAGAAGGACGAATATAAACGCTTTGCCTTCACAGAGTCAGGTGTATCGCCTAGAGCTTTTGTCGGCGCAAAGAACGTGATCAGCTGGTATACTGGTGATGAACATAATGAGAAAGGTCATATCAGCGAAGAGGCGACCAATAGGACACTGATGATGGAGAAACGAATGAGGAAGTTAGAGACTATCGCAAGGGAGGTACCAGTCGAGGAAAAAATCAACTCCTTCGGCGATCAGAGTGCGGAGAACATCATCGTCAGCTGGGGGTCGCCGAAAGGTGCCATTCTAGAAGCCATGGAGGAGTTGTTGTCTGAAGGCTTTCGAATAGGTTTTCTACAGATCAGAATGATCGAACCTTTCCCACGGGAATACGTCGCGAAGAGGCTCGAAACAGCGAGGAAGGTTATCGACATCGAGATGAATTTCTCGGGTCAGCTTGCGGGGATTTTGAGAGAGCAGACGGGGATATCAGTCGATTTCCGCATCCTCAAGTATAACGGGCGGCCGATGACTTCGACGGAAGTCTACAACGCTTTGAAAGACGCCCTTACTGGGCGGGCTCCAGAAAGGCAGGTGTTGACTTATGGTTCTTAAATGGTCAGATTTCAAGAGCGATGTTTTCGTCGATTGGTGTCCAGGTTGCGGTAACCATGCCATTCTGGCAGCACTTCAAGCGGCGTTGGCTGAGCTCGGTCTGGAACCGCATCAGATCGTGCTTGTCTCTGGGATAGGTTGTTCTGGAAAGGTGCCGCATTTCGTGAAGGCCAACGGCGTACACACACTCCACGGCAGAACGCTGCCCTTTGCCCAGGGGGTGAAAGTCGCCAATCCTGATCTCGAAGTCATCGCGATAGGGGGAGACGGTGACGGCCTGGGGATAGGTGTGGGGCATTTGGTGAACGCAGGAAGAAGGAATGTGGATATGACTTACCTTATCCATAATAACGGCGTATATGGCCTCACTAAAGGGCAAGCCTCTCCGACCCTGAGACTGGGCTTGAAGGTAAAGGCAATCCCGAGACCCAATATCAACGAGGCGATAAACCCCGTCATGCTCGCCGTGTCTTCGGGATACACATTTGTCGCGAGGGGCTACGCTTTCGATACAAAGCATCTGAAGGAGATCATCAAGGAAGCGATCAGACACAAGGGGTTGGCACTTGTAGATATCCTACAGCCATGTCCCACATACAACGACATCAACACAAAGGACTGGTATGCAGGAATGGATCGCATCGACCCTGAGACTGGGAAGCCCGTGCCGAGGATTTACAGGCTGGAAGAGACGGGCTATAACCCCAATGTACGGAATCTGGACGAGGACTTCGAGAAGAAGGTCGAGGCCATGAGGAAGAGCCAGGAGTGGGGTAATAGGATCCCGATTGGTATCTTCTACCGGAATGAGCTTCTACCCACTTTCCAGGACCGCATAACTGAGCGCATTCCATTTTATAGGACACTCCCCCCAGCAAAACAGAAAATCTGTGATGAGAGGGGTGCCCCAACGATTGACGTGAGTGATTTCTTCAATGAGCTGAGGATAACGTAAGGAGAGGATAGGAAAATCGCGGAAGATGGTACATGTGGTCTATGCACGGATGCCTCCAATTGCTACTGCGGTGGGCTCTCTCCTTTTTTCATTTTGAAACCCATTTAATATCCCCCTATCTTTCTTGTTCAAAGCCTGCAAGCCACTGTAGATATTCCACTGTGTCATGAACAACTTGTTACATCCTATCGCGTGTCCTCTGATCTCTTGTCCCTTATGACTTTTGCTCAGCGATCTGTGCCCTTCTTGAATTCCTTACCAATGCTCCAGGGTTTTCCAAGCCTGTCGCCCAATCGGTAGTAAGACCGATCTGTCATCGAGAAGAGGATTGGCCGTAGCTTCGAGAAGTTGACGGTCGTCTCTGTCATGACACCCTCATCGCAATAGGTCCCGACGACTTTCCCAACGAAGAGATCGTGGTTGGGGAAATCAACGGTTGAGATAAGTTCGCATTCCATGCAGAGGGGGCATTCCTCGATCATCGGGGCCTTCCCGAGCTTGCCGTAAAATGCCCTGAAGAGTGAAGACTTGTCTTCGTCCTTCCCCGATACGATCCCGCAGTAGTCAGTGACCTTTACCATGTCCTCTGTCGGTATATTGATGCTGAAACACTTGTTCTCCTTAATGCCAGCATTCGTGTAGTGCTTCTTATTCATGCTTATCGTGACTGAATTGAAATCCGCGATGCCGACGTGGGCGATCGTGACATAATTTGGTCTTCCGT is from Methanomassiliicoccales archaeon and encodes:
- a CDS encoding flavin reductase family protein, translated to MKKEIGAKNCLYPMPTVLVGALVNGRPNYVTIAHVGIADFNSVTISMNKKHYTNAGIKENKCFSINIPTEDMVKVTDYCGIVSGKDEDKSSLFRAFYGKLGKAPMIEECPLCMECELISTVDFPNHDLFVGKVVGTYCDEGVMTETTVNFSKLRPILFSMTDRSYYRLGDRLGKPWSIGKEFKKGTDR
- a CDS encoding 2-oxoacid:ferredoxin oxidoreductase subunit beta — protein: MVLKWSDFKSDVFVDWCPGCGNHAILAALQAALAELGLEPHQIVLVSGIGCSGKVPHFVKANGVHTLHGRTLPFAQGVKVANPDLEVIAIGGDGDGLGIGVGHLVNAGRRNVDMTYLIHNNGVYGLTKGQASPTLRLGLKVKAIPRPNINEAINPVMLAVSSGYTFVARGYAFDTKHLKEIIKEAIRHKGLALVDILQPCPTYNDINTKDWYAGMDRIDPETGKPVPRIYRLEETGYNPNVRNLDEDFEKKVEAMRKSQEWGNRIPIGIFYRNELLPTFQDRITERIPFYRTLPPAKQKICDERGAPTIDVSDFFNELRIT